A stretch of the Bacillus sp. B-jedd genome encodes the following:
- a CDS encoding formate dehydrogenase subunit gamma, which translates to MSNQKAGNVKIRRFPKAFVWAHTINGLAFFALYITALPMYTNFFDWLYPVLGGPANARLLHRIFAVAFIAPTFILLIFSPKFFMLWMKELITWKKRDLAFFGNFVKELFGFKFGHVRQTFFNAGEKINSILQIFCAILVIVSGFTMWLPQYFPKALVQWGYFLHNVGFALGIAVIVGHIYLSVIHKHSRPGWSGVVTGKVPAWWAKGHYADWYDEEVKKGNFPDLDKLDKKKNKGA; encoded by the coding sequence ATGAGTAATCAAAAAGCGGGTAATGTTAAAATCCGACGCTTTCCGAAGGCGTTTGTCTGGGCCCATACGATTAACGGCTTAGCATTCTTTGCCTTGTATATCACGGCTCTGCCGATGTATACCAATTTCTTTGACTGGCTCTATCCTGTCCTGGGCGGTCCGGCAAATGCCCGCCTGCTTCATAGGATATTCGCTGTAGCTTTCATTGCACCAACCTTTATCCTGTTAATTTTCAGCCCGAAGTTCTTCATGCTTTGGATGAAGGAATTGATCACATGGAAAAAGCGTGATCTGGCGTTCTTTGGAAACTTTGTTAAGGAATTGTTCGGCTTCAAGTTTGGCCATGTCAGACAGACATTCTTTAACGCGGGAGAAAAAATCAACTCGATTCTCCAGATTTTCTGTGCAATCCTGGTCATCGTGTCAGGATTCACCATGTGGCTGCCTCAATATTTCCCGAAAGCTCTCGTCCAATGGGGCTACTTCCTCCACAACGTCGGCTTTGCTTTGGGAATAGCCGTTATTGTCGGGCATATCTACTTGTCCGTCATCCACAAGCATTCGCGTCCAGGCTGGTCGGGCGTTGTAACAGGAAAAGTACCTGCATGGTGGGCAAAAGGCCATTATGCCGACTGGTATGATGAAGAAGTGAAAAAAGGCAATTTCCCTGATCTTGATAAACTGGATAAAAAGAAAAACAAGGGAGCCTAG
- a CDS encoding YojF family protein, with the protein MEPVNINAVQAAIDKFCKKEVYIHLETTNGAYATHYNQSFFSSGAYIRNAQVQYDSGKITGDGPYRVGLKIPLGWIYAEGITHFELDENGRLLMAGHDFSGKLAVALQISPTPFE; encoded by the coding sequence ATGGAACCAGTCAACATAAACGCAGTCCAGGCTGCCATTGACAAGTTTTGCAAAAAAGAGGTTTATATCCACCTGGAAACGACGAATGGCGCGTATGCAACCCATTATAACCAGTCCTTTTTTTCATCCGGCGCCTATATCCGCAACGCTCAAGTTCAATATGACTCCGGAAAAATCACCGGTGACGGACCCTACAGGGTTGGCCTGAAAATACCTTTAGGCTGGATATATGCAGAGGGGATCACCCATTTTGAATTGGACGAAAACGGCCGCCTGCTGATGGCGGGCCATGATTTCAGCGGTAAGCTCGCAGTGGCTCTTCAAATCAGCCCGACGCCGTTCGAATAA
- a CDS encoding ABC transporter ATP-binding protein: protein MGNDFINVSTDSPIVSVRNVSKSFGRQQVLRNINLDIYPGEIFGLLGPSGAGKTTIVRQLIGLELPTEGENWLFNEKMPSLKLVEKAGYMAQADALYQELSARDNLEFFGALYGLKGKRLKERIGAVLEIVQLSGDLNKLVSNYSGGMKRRLSLAAALLHEPSLLILDEPTVGIDPVLRKSIWERFYELKQKGTAIIVTTHVMDEAEKCDRLGMIRDGRLIAVGTPDELKKNTSSETIEEAFLVYGGAES, encoded by the coding sequence ATGGGGAACGATTTTATTAACGTGTCAACGGACAGTCCAATTGTGTCGGTTAGGAATGTATCGAAGTCATTTGGCAGGCAGCAGGTTTTAAGGAATATTAATCTCGATATTTATCCAGGGGAGATTTTCGGGTTGCTCGGTCCTTCGGGGGCGGGGAAAACGACGATTGTCAGACAGCTGATTGGGCTTGAACTGCCAACGGAAGGGGAGAACTGGCTGTTCAACGAGAAGATGCCTTCTCTTAAACTTGTTGAAAAGGCTGGTTATATGGCCCAGGCTGACGCACTTTACCAGGAGTTATCTGCTAGGGACAATTTGGAGTTCTTCGGGGCTCTCTACGGATTAAAAGGAAAGAGACTGAAAGAGCGGATTGGAGCCGTGTTGGAAATCGTCCAATTAAGCGGCGACTTGAACAAGCTCGTCTCCAATTACTCAGGGGGAATGAAGCGCCGGCTCTCACTGGCTGCGGCTTTGCTGCATGAACCGTCCCTCCTTATTCTCGATGAGCCCACAGTTGGAATCGATCCGGTTTTGCGAAAAAGCATTTGGGAACGATTTTACGAACTTAAGCAAAAAGGGACTGCTATTATCGTAACAACACATGTCATGGATGAAGCGGAAAAATGCGACCGTCTCGGCATGATCAGGGATGGGCGGCTAATCGCGGTTGGCACTCCTGACGAACTGAAAAAGAATACCTCCTCAGAGACAATTGAAGAGGCATTCCTAGTATATGGAGGTGCGGAATCATGA
- a CDS encoding 4Fe-4S dicluster domain-containing protein, whose amino-acid sequence MPEYVKYVDVTKCDGCKACMVACKNWNDLPVEDVTFQGSSQSHPKVTADTWNVLQYIEHEDAKGNLNYLFRHSACFHCKDAACEKVCPEDAISYTEFGTVVIDQDKCVGCGYCVQNCPFDVISLKTYKDKNGKEYRKSHKCTMCTDRIEEGLQPACVTTCHTGAMEFGNKDEMISKAEKRLNEIKGKYPNAQVYNPQGVGGTHTIYVLAEKPSVYGLPENPKVPTSAILWKDYAQPIGKMMLGATTMALVGAFVTNKIVGKRTEEAEQKDGGEGDE is encoded by the coding sequence ATGCCGGAATATGTAAAGTATGTCGATGTCACCAAGTGCGATGGCTGTAAAGCCTGTATGGTCGCCTGCAAAAACTGGAATGACCTTCCTGTCGAAGATGTGACATTCCAGGGCAGTTCACAGTCCCACCCTAAGGTAACCGCGGACACGTGGAACGTCCTGCAATATATCGAACATGAAGATGCAAAAGGAAACCTGAATTATCTATTCCGCCATTCCGCATGCTTCCATTGTAAAGATGCAGCATGTGAAAAGGTTTGCCCTGAAGATGCCATTTCCTATACTGAATTTGGGACTGTTGTCATCGACCAGGATAAATGCGTAGGCTGCGGATACTGCGTCCAGAACTGCCCGTTCGACGTTATTTCCCTTAAGACGTATAAAGACAAGAACGGTAAAGAGTACAGAAAGTCACATAAATGTACAATGTGCACGGATCGCATCGAGGAAGGCCTCCAGCCTGCCTGTGTGACAACCTGCCATACTGGTGCAATGGAGTTCGGCAATAAAGATGAAATGATTTCCAAGGCTGAAAAGCGCCTCAATGAAATCAAAGGCAAATATCCAAACGCCCAAGTGTACAACCCGCAGGGTGTTGGCGGCACACACACCATATACGTGCTTGCTGAAAAACCATCTGTCTACGGCCTGCCTGAAAATCCGAAGGTCCCGACTTCCGCGATACTTTGGAAAGACTATGCGCAGCCAATCGGCAAGATGATGCTTGGAGCGACAACGATGGCTCTTGTCGGAGCGTTTGTAACCAATAAGATCGTTGGCAAAAGAACGGAAGAGGCCGAGCAGAAGGATGGTGGTGAAGGCGATGAGTAA
- the pdxK gene encoding pyridoxine/pyridoxal/pyridoxamine kinase: MSVKKVLTIAGSDTSGGAGIQADLKTFQELGVYGMTALTTIVTMKPEGWNHEVHPLPVETLKKQLETILSVGIDAMKTGMLGTVEIIELAAKVIDENKLGKVVIDPVMVCKGEDEVLNPETTDAMRELLVPRATVVTPNLFEAGQLAKTGPIRDMDQMKNAAAIIHDQGAKYVVIKGGSKFDYEGKAVDLLFDGKNYKLYETEKLGTTYTHGAGCTYSSAIAAGLAKGQSVEEAIDTAKVFITEAIRHGFKLNEYVGPTWQGEYRNLPKN, translated from the coding sequence ATGTCAGTTAAGAAAGTTTTGACAATAGCCGGATCAGATACAAGCGGGGGCGCGGGCATCCAGGCCGACCTGAAGACGTTCCAGGAGCTTGGAGTTTACGGGATGACCGCGTTAACTACAATCGTTACAATGAAACCGGAGGGCTGGAACCATGAAGTTCATCCGCTGCCAGTTGAAACGTTGAAGAAACAGTTGGAAACGATCCTTTCGGTAGGTATTGATGCAATGAAAACAGGAATGCTCGGCACCGTCGAAATCATTGAGCTCGCCGCCAAGGTCATTGATGAGAATAAACTTGGCAAAGTGGTCATTGATCCTGTCATGGTTTGCAAGGGCGAGGACGAGGTCCTCAATCCCGAAACAACGGACGCTATGCGCGAACTGCTTGTTCCGCGGGCGACAGTCGTGACGCCAAACTTATTCGAAGCGGGCCAGCTGGCAAAAACAGGACCCATCCGCGATATGGACCAAATGAAAAATGCAGCTGCCATCATTCACGACCAAGGTGCCAAATATGTCGTCATCAAGGGCGGCAGCAAGTTCGACTATGAAGGAAAGGCGGTCGACCTGTTGTTTGATGGAAAGAACTACAAGTTGTACGAGACGGAAAAACTCGGGACAACTTATACACATGGAGCAGGCTGCACTTATTCATCCGCCATTGCGGCAGGCCTCGCAAAAGGGCAATCCGTCGAGGAAGCGATTGATACAGCGAAAGTATTCATTACGGAAGCCATCCGCCATGGATTTAAACTAAACGAGTACGTCGGTCCGACTTGGCAGGGCGAATACAGGAACCTGCCGAAAAATTAA
- the fdhD gene encoding formate dehydrogenase accessory sulfurtransferase FdhD, protein MNRKSCPDEYPINLSVNGYEIAVFQLTKSDLEDWVYGYLFSEGMIENADDIDKVEFHEGTGTLQVTLNNSFDGEKMFSKKKHYTAGCGRGVTFFSMTDVKEFEKVRSTRHYPLSYLLKKRAEFAQSSTLYLETGGMHGACIIDQDGNMAVREDIGRHNAVDKIIGHCIRKRLNPEELILLTTGRVSYEMLSKAAKFGFAVIGSRTAATKQAIQLAKYLNIEVVGYLRGKMAVIYTSEGRVYSDLREPAAAEIN, encoded by the coding sequence ATGAACAGGAAAAGTTGCCCTGACGAGTACCCTATTAATCTGTCCGTCAATGGCTATGAAATTGCCGTTTTCCAGCTGACAAAATCCGATTTGGAAGATTGGGTTTACGGTTACCTCTTTTCGGAGGGGATGATCGAAAATGCCGATGATATAGATAAAGTCGAGTTCCATGAAGGAACCGGGACCTTGCAGGTGACGCTGAATAATTCTTTTGACGGCGAGAAGATGTTCTCCAAGAAAAAGCATTACACAGCGGGATGTGGAAGAGGAGTTACGTTTTTCTCCATGACGGATGTGAAAGAATTCGAGAAAGTGCGTTCGACCAGGCACTATCCGTTAAGCTACCTGCTGAAAAAAAGGGCAGAATTTGCCCAGTCATCGACACTTTACCTAGAAACAGGCGGGATGCATGGCGCCTGCATCATCGATCAGGACGGCAATATGGCTGTCCGGGAAGACATCGGCCGGCATAACGCGGTCGATAAGATCATCGGCCATTGTATCAGGAAGCGGCTTAATCCGGAAGAATTGATCCTTTTAACGACCGGCCGCGTTTCCTATGAAATGTTATCCAAGGCAGCAAAATTTGGCTTCGCCGTTATCGGCTCAAGGACCGCTGCGACCAAGCAGGCAATCCAGCTGGCCAAATATTTAAATATAGAGGTTGTTGGCTATTTAAGGGGGAAGATGGCAGTCATTTATACCTCGGAGGGCAGGGTCTACAGCGATTTGAGGGAACCTGCCGCTGCAGAAATCAATTGA
- the bshB2 gene encoding bacillithiol biosynthesis deacetylase BshB2 — MEKERHVLVVFPHPDDEAFGVSGTIAMHTQSGTPVTYACLTLGEMGRNMGNPPFATRESLPGIRREELLEAAKVLGISDLRMLGYRDKTIEFLDEGKLAAQISSIIQEVDPSLVITFYPGYSVHPDHEATGRAVVRAVSEMEPGKRPKLHCVAFSNNCEEDIGDADIVHEITPVADIKMAAIRAHRSQTQQMVKDMEEKLKNQDPQTMVWVNNERFWTYKF, encoded by the coding sequence ATGGAAAAGGAACGCCATGTGCTTGTCGTCTTCCCGCATCCTGATGATGAAGCATTTGGAGTATCGGGGACAATCGCCATGCACACTCAAAGCGGAACCCCTGTCACATACGCCTGCCTGACACTCGGCGAAATGGGCAGGAATATGGGCAATCCTCCATTCGCTACAAGGGAATCGCTTCCGGGAATCCGCAGGGAAGAACTATTGGAAGCGGCAAAAGTTCTTGGCATCAGCGATTTGCGGATGCTCGGCTATAGGGATAAGACGATTGAATTTTTAGATGAAGGAAAACTCGCTGCCCAGATTTCGTCCATCATTCAGGAAGTGGATCCGTCCCTGGTCATTACCTTCTACCCGGGCTACTCAGTACACCCCGACCACGAGGCCACTGGACGGGCTGTCGTCAGGGCAGTCAGTGAAATGGAACCTGGCAAAAGGCCGAAGCTTCATTGTGTCGCCTTTTCCAACAATTGCGAAGAGGATATCGGCGACGCTGATATCGTTCACGAAATTACACCTGTGGCAGATATAAAAATGGCTGCCATCCGGGCGCACCGCTCCCAAACACAGCAAATGGTCAAGGATATGGAAGAAAAATTGAAAAACCAAGACCCACAAACAATGGTCTGGGTTAACAATGAACGGTTTTGGACATACAAGTTTTAA
- the fdnG gene encoding formate dehydrogenase-N subunit alpha: MNLNRRQFLKLSGATAATLAIVELGFDEKSAYAKSKELKIAKAKVTPTICCYCGVGCGILVHTKDNTVVYTEGDPDNPINEGKLCSKGTTLRQLYTSEKRVLKPRYRAPGSDTWEEKDWEWMYENIAKRVKEARDTSFVEKEDGMIVNKTERIASIGGAALDNEEVYLLAKLMRGLGVVYLEHQARIUHSSTVAGLAPTVGRGAMTNHWNDLQYTDCALIMGGNPAENHPISFRWLVKAKEKGGRIVSVDPRYTRSSAMADVYAPLRSGTDIAFLGGMINYAIEKNLIHKEYVANYTNAAFIVKDTFNFNDGLFSGYDEAKRAYDKTQWAFETTEDGTIVEDKTLQHPRSVFQLMKKHYSRYTVDKVVETSGTPEKDFLKVCEEFCSTGKAGKSGVIMYAMGITQHTVGTENVRAMGILQLLLGNIGVPGGGIAAMRGESNVQGSTDFALLYGDLPGYLGTPKSTLPEHATLQGYLDKETPKTGYWSNKPKFIVSLLKAWYGPNATKDNEFAYQYLPKGNKNYSHINLFKAMYDKNLDGAFLFGTNPVVGGPNAGKEKEALGNLKWLVAIDLWETETSAFWQKESGADPNKIATEVFLLPASASFEKEGSVSNSSRWMQYRWKAIDSRGEAKADLEIIHQLANRIKALYKNESSPAAKPVNALYWNYGTGEHPDIDLVAKEINGYDLTTGKLLAGFKDLKDDGTTLSGNWIYSGFYPEEGKNRSKNRDAKTGGPHFLNWSYAWPANRRILYNRASADLNGKPWSDNKAVIHWDAGQKKWVGDDVPDFVVDRAPSDPGGKNPFIMMKDGGVGGLYAPTLNDGPLPEHYEPFESPIKNPFSSVDLNPTVQLFEGEFNKKGDRKDFPIVATTYRVTEHWQSGSMTRNLEWLSEISHFMFIEMSEELAKEKGIKNKEKVIVTSARGEIEAYAMVTKRFKPYTIQGKKVHQIGMPWNFGYKGYATGDSANRLTPHIGDANTTIPEYKAFLCDVRRKG; the protein is encoded by the coding sequence ATCAACCTGAATCGCCGGCAATTCTTGAAACTGTCAGGCGCTACAGCGGCCACACTGGCCATTGTCGAACTTGGCTTTGATGAAAAGTCAGCCTATGCCAAGTCGAAAGAGCTTAAAATTGCCAAAGCCAAAGTAACACCAACCATTTGCTGCTATTGCGGCGTTGGGTGCGGAATCCTTGTCCATACAAAAGACAATACAGTTGTTTACACTGAGGGGGATCCGGATAACCCAATCAACGAAGGGAAGCTTTGCTCCAAAGGAACTACGCTGAGGCAGCTTTACACTTCAGAAAAACGCGTCCTTAAGCCGCGTTATCGTGCCCCGGGAAGCGATACATGGGAAGAAAAAGATTGGGAATGGATGTATGAGAACATTGCAAAGCGTGTGAAAGAAGCACGCGACACTTCTTTTGTCGAAAAAGAAGATGGCATGATCGTCAACAAAACCGAGAGAATCGCAAGCATTGGCGGAGCCGCGCTTGACAATGAAGAAGTTTATCTTCTCGCAAAATTAATGAGAGGGCTTGGCGTCGTTTATCTCGAACACCAGGCACGAATATGACACAGTTCTACGGTTGCCGGTCTGGCACCTACAGTAGGACGTGGAGCAATGACCAACCACTGGAATGATCTGCAATATACCGATTGTGCATTGATCATGGGAGGAAACCCTGCCGAAAACCACCCAATCTCCTTCAGGTGGCTTGTTAAGGCGAAGGAAAAAGGCGGAAGAATCGTATCAGTCGACCCGCGTTATACAAGGTCTTCAGCGATGGCGGATGTATACGCGCCGCTTCGTTCAGGAACGGATATCGCATTCCTTGGCGGGATGATCAATTATGCAATTGAGAAAAACCTGATCCACAAAGAGTATGTTGCTAACTATACAAATGCTGCATTTATTGTAAAAGATACGTTTAATTTCAATGATGGCCTCTTCTCAGGCTATGATGAGGCAAAAAGAGCATATGACAAGACACAATGGGCTTTTGAAACAACAGAGGACGGAACGATTGTGGAGGATAAAACCCTTCAGCATCCGCGCTCAGTCTTCCAATTGATGAAAAAGCATTATTCCCGATATACGGTAGATAAAGTTGTTGAAACCTCTGGAACACCGGAAAAAGACTTCCTGAAGGTATGTGAAGAGTTCTGTTCGACTGGAAAAGCTGGCAAGTCCGGCGTCATCATGTATGCGATGGGAATCACCCAGCACACTGTCGGAACAGAAAACGTCCGCGCGATGGGCATCCTGCAGCTCCTGCTGGGCAACATCGGCGTACCTGGAGGCGGTATCGCGGCCATGCGCGGCGAATCGAACGTCCAGGGTTCAACAGACTTCGCCCTTCTTTATGGCGATCTTCCCGGCTATTTGGGAACGCCTAAATCGACTTTGCCTGAACATGCTACCCTGCAAGGCTATCTTGATAAAGAAACGCCAAAAACGGGCTATTGGAGCAACAAGCCGAAATTTATCGTCAGCCTTCTGAAGGCCTGGTACGGTCCGAATGCAACGAAAGATAATGAATTCGCCTATCAGTACCTGCCAAAAGGCAACAAGAACTACTCACACATCAACCTGTTCAAGGCGATGTATGACAAGAATCTTGACGGCGCGTTCCTCTTCGGAACAAATCCTGTGGTCGGCGGCCCGAACGCAGGAAAAGAAAAAGAGGCGCTTGGCAATCTGAAATGGCTCGTCGCGATCGATCTTTGGGAAACAGAAACTTCCGCCTTCTGGCAAAAGGAAAGCGGAGCCGATCCGAACAAGATTGCAACAGAAGTATTCCTTCTTCCTGCTTCGGCATCTTTTGAAAAAGAAGGTTCTGTATCAAATAGCTCACGCTGGATGCAATACCGCTGGAAAGCAATTGACTCAAGAGGCGAAGCGAAAGCGGATCTGGAAATCATCCACCAGCTCGCTAACAGGATCAAGGCACTTTATAAAAATGAAAGCTCACCAGCCGCCAAGCCGGTTAACGCCTTGTATTGGAACTATGGTACAGGCGAACATCCGGATATTGACCTAGTGGCAAAAGAAATCAACGGATATGACCTTACTACCGGGAAACTTCTCGCCGGCTTCAAAGACTTGAAAGATGACGGCACAACTTTAAGCGGAAACTGGATTTATTCCGGCTTCTATCCGGAAGAAGGCAAGAACCGTTCTAAAAATCGAGATGCCAAGACAGGCGGACCGCACTTCCTGAACTGGTCGTACGCATGGCCTGCCAACCGCCGTATCCTTTACAACCGCGCTTCGGCTGATTTGAACGGCAAGCCGTGGAGCGATAATAAAGCGGTCATCCACTGGGATGCAGGACAGAAAAAATGGGTTGGAGACGATGTTCCTGACTTTGTAGTCGACAGGGCGCCAAGCGATCCTGGAGGAAAGAATCCATTCATCATGATGAAAGACGGCGGAGTTGGTGGACTGTATGCGCCAACATTGAATGACGGTCCGCTCCCTGAACATTATGAGCCATTTGAAAGCCCAATCAAGAATCCATTCTCCAGTGTGGACCTGAACCCGACCGTCCAACTGTTTGAAGGGGAATTTAACAAAAAAGGCGACAGGAAAGACTTCCCGATCGTCGCGACCACATACCGTGTTACCGAGCACTGGCAGTCGGGCTCCATGACAAGGAACCTGGAATGGCTGTCTGAAATCTCCCATTTCATGTTCATTGAAATGAGCGAGGAGCTCGCAAAAGAAAAAGGCATCAAGAATAAGGAAAAGGTTATTGTGACCTCGGCCCGCGGCGAAATCGAAGCTTATGCAATGGTTACAAAACGCTTCAAGCCGTATACCATCCAGGGCAAAAAGGTCCATCAAATCGGGATGCCATGGAACTTTGGTTACAAAGGATACGCAACGGGGGATTCGGCAAACCGCCTGACACCGCATATTGGTGATGCAAATACGACAATCCCTGAATATAAAGCATTCCTTTGCGACGTAAGGAGGAAAGGTTAA
- a CDS encoding SRPBCC family protein: protein MMADFQSSVVIAQPVEVVFKYVASMENMPEIMPNVVNIDKRGLGQLKSGDKVVETRMIRGRETESELEITAFEENKLFAYKSETNGLQSVYWYSFEEVEEGRTRASFKADIKTTGIVMGLTKRFIVNMLKREDGNQMVYLKDMLEGKANS from the coding sequence ATGATGGCGGATTTTCAATCGAGTGTTGTAATCGCCCAGCCTGTCGAGGTTGTGTTTAAGTATGTGGCGAGCATGGAGAACATGCCGGAGATTATGCCGAACGTTGTTAACATAGATAAGCGCGGCCTTGGACAGTTGAAGAGTGGCGACAAGGTTGTGGAAACGCGGATGATCCGCGGTCGTGAAACAGAATCGGAACTTGAAATTACGGCTTTTGAGGAAAACAAACTATTCGCTTATAAAAGTGAAACAAACGGTCTCCAGTCGGTTTATTGGTATTCATTTGAAGAGGTTGAGGAAGGCCGCACGAGGGCTAGCTTTAAGGCGGATATAAAAACAACCGGCATTGTCATGGGCCTGACAAAAAGGTTTATTGTGAACATGCTGAAAAGAGAAGACGGCAATCAGATGGTTTACTTGAAGGATATGCTGGAGGGTAAAGCCAACTCTTAA